The following proteins come from a genomic window of Paucimonas lemoignei:
- the zntB_1 gene encoding zinc transport protein has translation MFDETNAQWGLVHALVLDGKGGARFIARTELDCLQLQPDESVWLHWDRGHPQTHSWLRTASGLSEFACDLLLEENTRPRLLPLPDEKLLLFLRGVNLNPGAEPEDMVSVRIFAAAQQVISLRLRPLRATDELIEQLNEGKGPKNASELILYLAQFLTDKVQALVGDLTESVDEEEEKIDADERYTPDHGQMLHIRRRAAGLRRFLGPQRDIYGQLSRSKLPWFVEDDADYWNELNNSLTRYLEELELTRERVGLVLESEDRRLRERMNRTMYRFGIITGIFLPMSFLTGLLGINVGGIPGSSSPYGFLIACLLIAGVALGQWWLFRRLRWV, from the coding sequence ATGTTCGATGAAACCAACGCGCAGTGGGGGCTGGTCCATGCTCTCGTATTGGATGGTAAAGGTGGCGCGCGCTTCATCGCCCGCACTGAGCTCGATTGCCTGCAGCTGCAGCCAGACGAAAGCGTCTGGCTGCACTGGGACCGCGGGCATCCACAGACCCACAGCTGGCTGCGCACCGCCAGCGGCTTGAGTGAGTTCGCCTGCGATCTACTGCTGGAAGAGAATACCCGGCCGCGTTTATTGCCGTTGCCGGATGAGAAGCTGCTGTTGTTCCTGCGCGGGGTGAATCTCAACCCGGGTGCCGAACCTGAAGACATGGTTTCGGTGCGGATTTTTGCAGCGGCGCAGCAAGTGATCTCCCTGCGACTGCGCCCGTTGCGTGCCACCGATGAACTCATCGAACAGCTTAATGAAGGCAAAGGCCCGAAAAACGCCTCCGAACTCATCCTCTATCTGGCTCAGTTTCTGACCGACAAGGTCCAGGCGCTGGTCGGCGACCTCACCGAATCGGTGGATGAAGAGGAAGAAAAAATAGATGCCGACGAACGGTACACGCCTGATCACGGGCAGATGCTGCACATCCGTCGTCGAGCGGCAGGGCTGCGTCGTTTTCTGGGGCCGCAGCGCGATATCTACGGCCAGCTAAGCCGCAGCAAATTACCCTGGTTCGTCGAGGACGATGCCGACTACTGGAACGAGCTGAACAACAGCCTGACGCGTTACCTCGAAGAGCTTGAATTGACCCGCGAGCGAGTGGGGCTGGTGCTTGAGTCCGAAGACAGGCGTCTGCGCGAGCGGATGAATCGGACCATGTACCGCTTTGGGATCATCACGGGAATCTTCCTGCCGATGAGTTTCCTGACCGGGCTGCTGGGGATTAACGTAGGCGGTATTCCCGGCTCATCGAGCCCCTACGGATTTCTGATCGCCTGCCTGTTGATCGCCGGGGTAGCGCTTGGGCAATGGTGGCTGTTTAGACGGTTGCGCTGGGTATGA
- a CDS encoding crfX protein: MHDPFEESLRDMLNSSSSSRDDDACLGRVLKTANRQVGAGVLFSLLGRWSEAMMIALNNGSAHVAPVSRRKLSTARPVDKAD; this comes from the coding sequence ATGCACGATCCGTTTGAAGAATCTTTACGCGACATGCTCAATTCGTCATCCTCCAGCCGGGATGACGATGCGTGTTTGGGGCGAGTCCTGAAAACCGCCAATCGCCAGGTCGGCGCGGGTGTGTTGTTCAGTCTGTTGGGGCGCTGGTCCGAAGCGATGATGATCGCGTTGAATAATGGATCCGCCCACGTTGCACCGGTTTCACGTCGCAAACTTTCTACCGCTCGTCCTGTTGATAAGGCTGATTGA
- the cmpX gene encoding protein CmpX: MELDLWTQSLVAAMTALWTKVANFIPNLFGALVVVLLGFVVAKLLDTLLSKLLAKLGLDRLMAGTGLTKLISRAGIQVPISTLIGKIVYWFVLLIFLVSAAESLGLERVSATLDMLALYLPKVFGAALVLLVGVLLAQLVNGLVRGAAEGVGLDYSAGLGRIAQGLVIIISISVAISQLEVKTDLLNHVIVIGLITVGLAIALAMGLGSRELAGQILAGIYVRELYQVGQQVRVGDVEGQIEEIGTVKTTLLTEEGELVSLSNRILLEQRVSSR; encoded by the coding sequence ATGGAATTGGATCTCTGGACTCAGAGTCTGGTTGCCGCAATGACTGCATTGTGGACCAAAGTAGCGAATTTCATTCCTAACCTGTTCGGCGCCCTCGTGGTGGTGCTGCTGGGTTTCGTCGTGGCCAAGCTGCTCGACACATTGCTGTCCAAATTACTCGCAAAACTGGGCCTTGATCGGTTGATGGCGGGCACCGGTCTGACCAAGTTGATCAGCCGCGCCGGTATTCAGGTGCCGATTTCAACGCTGATCGGCAAAATTGTTTATTGGTTCGTGCTCTTGATTTTTCTGGTTTCGGCGGCAGAATCGCTGGGGCTTGAGCGGGTTTCCGCAACGCTGGACATGTTGGCGCTGTATTTGCCCAAAGTATTTGGCGCTGCGCTGGTACTGCTGGTTGGCGTGTTGCTGGCGCAGTTGGTCAACGGTCTGGTGCGTGGTGCGGCCGAAGGCGTAGGCCTCGACTACTCGGCCGGGCTGGGGCGTATCGCACAGGGTCTGGTGATTATCATCAGTATTTCGGTGGCGATTAGTCAGCTGGAGGTCAAGACTGACCTGCTGAACCACGTGATCGTGATTGGTTTGATTACCGTCGGTCTGGCAATTGCCTTGGCCATGGGGCTGGGAAGTCGTGAGTTGGCCGGGCAGATCCTGGCAGGAATTTATGTGCGGGAGTTGTATCAGGTTGGGCAACAAGTGCGTGTTGGCGATGTCGAAGGCCAGATCGAAGAAATTGGTACGGTGAAAACCACTCTGCTGACCGAGGAGGGGGAGTTGGTTTCATTGTCCAACCGAATCCTTCTGGAGCAGCGAGTGAGCAGCCGTTAA
- the sigX gene encoding RNA polymerase sigma factor SigX has protein sequence MRYDPRELSDEELVARAHVELFHVTRAYEELMRRYQRTLFNVCARYLGNDRDADDVCQEVMLKVLYGLKNFEGKSKFKTWLYSITYNECITQYRKERRKRRLMDALSLDPLEEASEEKTPKPEERGGLDRWLVYVNPIDREILVLRFVAELEFQEIADIMHMGLSATKMRYKRALDKLREKFAGVTET, from the coding sequence ATGCGCTACGACCCCCGCGAGCTCTCTGATGAGGAGCTGGTTGCGCGGGCGCATGTCGAGCTTTTTCATGTGACGCGGGCTTACGAAGAGCTGATGCGTCGCTACCAGCGAACACTTTTTAACGTCTGTGCACGTTATTTAGGGAACGATCGGGACGCTGACGATGTCTGTCAGGAAGTGATGCTTAAGGTGTTGTATGGCTTGAAAAATTTCGAGGGTAAATCGAAATTCAAAACCTGGCTCTACAGCATCACTTATAACGAATGCATCACGCAGTACAGAAAGGAACGGCGTAAGCGTCGCTTGATGGACGCTTTGAGTCTGGATCCACTTGAGGAAGCGTCGGAAGAAAAGACGCCAAAACCTGAAGAACGGGGTGGGCTCGATCGCTGGCTGGTGTATGTGAACCCGATCGATCGGGAGATTCTGGTGCTGCGATTCGTCGCAGAATTGGAATTCCAGGAGATCGCAGACATCATGCACATGGGCTTGAGCGCAACGAAAATGCGCTACAAGCGGGCTTTAGATAAATTACGTGAGAAATTTGCAGGCGTTACCGAAACTTAA
- the oprF_2 gene encoding thrombospondin type 3 repeat-containing OmpA/MotB protein, which translates to MKLKNTLGLAIGTIVAAASFGALAQGQGAVEIEGFAKKEYYDSARNFKNDGNLFGGSVGYFLTDDVEVRLGYDEVHNVRSDSGKNIKGSNTALDALYHFNNPGDMLRPYVSAGFSDQSIGQDARGGRNGSTFANIGGGAKLYFTDNFYARAGVEAQYNIDQGDTEWAPSVGIGVNFGGGSKKVEAAPAPVAEVCSDSDNDGVCDNVDKCPDTPANVTVDADGCPAVAEVVRVELDVKFDFDKSVVKPNSYGDIKNLADFMQQYPSTTTTVEGHTDSVGPDAYNQKLSERRANAVKQVLVNQYGVGASRVNSVGYGESRPVADNATDAGRAVNRRVEAEVEAQAK; encoded by the coding sequence ATGAAACTGAAAAACACCTTGGGCTTGGCCATTGGTACTATTGTTGCCGCGGCATCTTTCGGCGCTCTGGCTCAAGGCCAAGGCGCAGTCGAAATCGAAGGCTTCGCTAAGAAAGAGTACTACGACAGCGCCCGTAACTTTAAAAACGACGGCAACCTGTTCGGCGGCTCCGTAGGCTACTTCCTGACCGACGACGTTGAAGTACGTCTGGGTTACGACGAAGTCCACAACGTGCGTAGCGACAGCGGTAAGAACATCAAGGGCTCGAACACAGCTCTGGACGCTCTGTACCACTTCAACAACCCGGGCGACATGCTGCGTCCGTACGTTTCGGCTGGTTTCTCTGACCAAAGCATCGGTCAAGATGCTCGTGGCGGCCGTAACGGTTCGACCTTCGCCAACATCGGCGGCGGTGCCAAGCTTTACTTCACTGACAACTTCTATGCCCGTGCAGGCGTTGAAGCTCAGTACAACATCGACCAAGGCGACACCGAGTGGGCTCCAAGCGTCGGTATCGGCGTAAACTTCGGTGGCGGCTCCAAGAAAGTTGAAGCAGCACCAGCTCCAGTAGCTGAAGTTTGCTCCGACAGCGACAACGATGGCGTGTGCGACAACGTCGACAAGTGCCCGGACACCCCAGCCAACGTTACCGTTGACGCTGATGGCTGCCCAGCAGTTGCTGAAGTTGTACGTGTTGAGCTGGACGTGAAGTTCGATTTCGACAAATCCGTAGTCAAGCCTAACAGCTACGGCGACATCAAGAACCTCGCTGACTTCATGCAACAGTACCCATCCACCACCACCACTGTTGAAGGTCACACTGACTCCGTCGGTCCTGACGCTTACAACCAGAAGCTGTCCGAGCGTCGTGCAAACGCCGTTAAACAGGTTCTGGTTAACCAGTACGGTGTTGGCGCTAGCCGCGTAAACTCGGTTGGTTATGGCGAATCCCGTCCAGTTGCTGATAACGCAACTGACGCTGGCCGCGCTGTAAACCGTCGCGTAGAAGCTGAAGTTGAAGCACAAGCTAAGTAA
- the pyrD gene encoding dihydroorotate dehydrogenase 2, translating to MYNLARQLLFKLSPETSHDLSLDLIGAGGRLGLNGLLSKAPSRLPVKVMGLDFPNPVGLAAGLDKNGAAIDGFAQLGFGFVEIGTVTPRPQPGNPKPRIFRLPHAEAIINRMGFNNLGVDNLVTRVQAASYKGILGINIGKNFDTPVERAVDDYLICLDKVYAHASYVTVNVSSPNTPGLRSLQFGDSLKQLLEALRVRQEALTQLHGKRVPLAIKIAPDMTDEETVLVAAALIESGMDAVIATNTTLSREGVEGLPHADEAGGLSGAPVREKSTHTVKILAAELAGRMPIIAAGGITEGKHAAEKIAAGASLVQIYSGFIYKGPALIRRSVDAIAAMPRA from the coding sequence ATGTATAACCTGGCCCGCCAGTTACTGTTCAAACTCTCCCCGGAAACCTCACACGACCTGTCGCTGGATCTGATCGGGGCGGGTGGTCGGCTAGGCCTCAATGGCCTGTTGAGCAAGGCGCCGTCGCGTTTGCCGGTCAAGGTTATGGGGTTGGACTTTCCCAACCCTGTGGGCCTCGCCGCCGGGCTGGATAAAAACGGCGCGGCCATCGATGGCTTCGCACAGTTGGGCTTCGGTTTTGTTGAGATCGGTACCGTCACCCCGCGCCCACAGCCGGGTAATCCCAAGCCGCGTATCTTTCGGCTGCCTCATGCCGAGGCAATCATCAATCGCATGGGGTTCAACAACCTCGGAGTTGATAACCTGGTCACTCGCGTCCAGGCCGCCAGCTACAAGGGCATCCTGGGGATCAACATCGGCAAGAACTTTGATACCCCCGTCGAGCGTGCGGTAGACGATTACCTGATCTGTCTGGACAAGGTTTACGCCCACGCCAGCTATGTCACGGTGAACGTCAGTTCGCCCAATACTCCGGGCCTGCGCAGTCTGCAATTCGGTGACTCACTCAAGCAGCTGTTGGAAGCGTTGCGTGTGCGCCAGGAAGCTCTTACTCAATTGCACGGCAAACGTGTGCCGCTGGCCATCAAGATCGCCCCGGACATGACGGATGAGGAGACCGTGCTGGTTGCCGCTGCTCTGATCGAGTCGGGTATGGACGCCGTGATCGCCACCAACACGACCCTTTCCCGTGAAGGCGTTGAGGGCTTGCCTCATGCGGATGAGGCGGGCGGTTTGTCGGGTGCGCCGGTCCGCGAGAAGAGTACTCACACGGTCAAGATACTTGCCGCTGAGCTGGCGGGTCGCATGCCGATCATTGCAGCGGGCGGGATTACCGAGGGCAAGCACGCAGCTGAGAAAATCGCCGCAGGCGCAAGCCTTGTCCAGATCTACTCGGGCTTCATTTATAAGGGGCCGGCGTTAATTCGTCGGTCAGTGGACGCCATTGCAGCGATGCCACGGGCCTGA
- the rmf gene encoding ribosome modulation factor-like protein, with amino-acid sequence MRRLKRDPLERAFLRGYQFGVHGKSRELCPFTLPSVRQAWINGWREGRGDNWDGMTGTAGIHRLNELHAVG; translated from the coding sequence ATGAGAAGACTTAAGCGTGATCCGTTGGAAAGAGCATTTTTACGCGGATATCAATTTGGTGTTCATGGCAAATCCCGTGAGCTTTGCCCTTTTACTCTACCGTCGGTGCGCCAAGCCTGGATCAATGGCTGGCGAGAAGGACGTGGCGACAACTGGGACGGTATGACCGGCACTGCGGGAATCCACAGGCTCAACGAACTTCACGCGGTCGGATAA